The nucleotide window GCGATGGAGAGAATGGAATTTTTTTCGAATATCAAACTCCGGAAGATATTATTGTCGCAATTTCTCGGTGTGAATCAATGAAGTTCGACGCTAAAAGTATCAGAAAATCTGCGGAAAAATATGACCGAAATGCTTTTGAAAAAAGAATAAAGCAGCATTGTGAAGAAAAGTGGAATGAGTTTTCGGAAAATTCAAGGATTATAAGCACCACCCCTAGAGGAGATCAGAAATGACTTCATTTGGAGTACGATATCGAAGTGATTTTCTTGGTCTGTCGTTGAGTTTTTCTTGTACTGCATAGATTTTTTCTTCTGATACTTTGGA belongs to Candidatus Peregrinibacteria bacterium and includes:
- a CDS encoding IS30 family transposase; the encoded protein is SKVSEEKIYAVQEKLNDRPRKSLRYRTPNEVISDLL